In one window of Bemisia tabaci chromosome 4, PGI_BMITA_v3 DNA:
- the LOC109031530 gene encoding protein ILRUN translates to MDVDNDLVDQNLLQQFSCMGTTDKDDLIKQLQCIVGNINEPMATFFLEMNNWNLQAAIGSYYDSDNPVKLPSMSVIRDEMDAETFRMRVPPKFRFLKVWKLLNSGDETWPIGCCLQFTSRDKLTQEDRIPVEPLAPGAIADIGVIIVAPDTPGTYQSKCRMVATNGAYFGDVIWFILDVEEDADKKMMSLAQQLSHMNQLGSTLPQTTDPNRLTNPFEAIHSNSSSNSNSSHSHLPYQDSVPNSIPDNDRRMC, encoded by the exons ATGGATGTTGACAATGACCTAGTAGATCAAAATCTTCTTCAGCAATTTAGCTGCATGGGAACCACGGACAAAGATGACCTGATTAAACAGCTTCAGTGCATAGTTGGAAATATTAATGAACCCATGGCAACATTCTTCCTGGAAATGAATAATTG gaatttgcaaGCTGCAATTGGTTCATACTATGACTCGGACAATCCAGTAAAGCTTCCCTCAATGTCAGTTATTCGGGATGAAATGGATGCAGAGACGTTCAGAATGAGAGTACCTCCCAAATTCAG ATTTCTGAAAGTATGGAAGCTGTTAAACTCAGGAGATGAGACTTGGCCAATCGGGTGTTGTCTCCAATTTACGAGTAGAGACAAGCTAACGCAAGAGGACAGGATCCCAGTGGAACCACTTGCTCCAGGCGCTATCGCAGATATCGGAGTGATAATTGTTGCACCTGATACACCAGGCACCTATCAATCAAAATGTCGCATGGTTGCCACGAATGGAGCTTACTTTGGAG ATGTGATTTGGTTTATACTGGATGTTGAAGAAGATGCCGACAAGAAAATGATGTCACTTGCTCAACAGTTGTCTCACATGAATCAATTAGGCTCAACTTTACCGCAAACAACTGATCCAAACAGGCTTACAAATCCATTTGAAGCCATTCATAGTAATTCTAGTTCTAATTCTAATTCGTCACATAGTCATTTACCATACCAG gaTTCAGTGCCTAATTCAATCCCTGACAATGATAGGAGGATGTGTTGA